The Vibrio agarivorans genome contains the following window.
GCCATCAGCAAGTCAGTCAAATCCAGTTCGATATCCCTCCTATTGCATTATTGGGAATCGAGGGAGATAACCTACACACTCTGGTAAGCCGAAACACGCACTATGCTATTGACCTAGGCGACATCTACCCTGGCAAGAAACAGACTGTTCCCCTAATAATTAGGGCGAATACACCAGTCAAGTTAGAGGTTCAGAGCGAGAATAAAGGCCTGAAACACAAGAAAGGAGACCTCATATCTTATGAGTTATCGCTAAATAGAAAAGCATTCTCTCCAAGAAACAGTCATTCACTCTCAGTACTCACTAATAAGGATGGAAACCCAACCAAACTACCTATGACAATTAAAATTCTTGATGGTGCTTCAGCTCTCGCCGGAGAGTACACGGATCAAATAACGATCAAAATCAACGCGATTTAATACTCAAAAGCTGGCCACCCCGCCAGCTTTTCCCTCCAAAACTTAATGTCTTTAAACAGCCATCTCACTGCTTTTTCTGCTTGATAACGATATTTTTGCAATTATTTTTGTGATGCCAAACGATTGCGCGAGCTTTTTAGTGATTAATTGGTTAGAATACGCGCCATCAAATTTACCCCGACTATAGTTTCTACAGTCCGGTAAAGGTGTTTACCAAAACTGGCCAATTGTCTTGATGCTCACCGAGCAAAGAGCAACAAGTTCATTTTTGGCAAATATCTTTATATGTGCGCTCTTTTGCTGGCAGAAGCCTCAAAGGGCAACAAGTTTAACTCCGTGAATTTGAGGAAGATGGAAGCATGACTAACGCTCGTCCTATTCGCCGCGCTCTAATCAGCGTATCAGACAAAACTGGTATCGTTGAGTTTGCACAAGCTCTTGCTAACCGTGGTGTCGATATCCTTTCTACAGGTGGTACTGCTCGCCTATTGGCTGAAAAAGGCATCTCTGTAACTGAAGTTTCTGATTACACAGGCTTCCCAGAAATGATGGATGGTCGTGTTAAGACACTACATCCAAAGGTTCATGGTGGTGTTCTAGGTCGTCGCGGCCAAGACGATGACGTGATGAAAACTCACGGCATCAATCCAATCGATATGGTGGTGGTAAACCTATACCCATTCGCAGAAACTGTCGCGAAAGAAGGCTGTACGCTAGAAGACGCTGTTGAGAACATCGATATCGGTGGTCCAACTATGGTTCGTTCTGCGGCGAAAAACCACAAAGATGTGACTATCGTTGTTAACGCACACGACTACGACCGCGTTATTGCAGAAATGGACGCTAACGAGAAATCTCTAACGCTAGAGACTCGTTTCGACCTAGCTATCGCAGCATTCGAACACACAGCGTCTTACGACGGCATGATCGCAAACTACTTCGGCACTATGGTTCCATCTTACGGTGAGAACAAAGAGGGTGACGAACCTTCTCCTGAAAACAAAAGTAAATTCCCTCGTACATTCAACCAACAGTTTGTTAAGAAGCAAGACATGCGTTACGGCGAAAACAGCCACCAAGACGCAGCGTTCTATGTTGAAGCAAACCCGGAAGAAGCATCAGTTTCAACTGCGCGCCAAATCCAAGGTAAAGCCCTTTCTTACAACAACATCGCTGACACTGACGCAGCGCTTGAGTGTGTGAAAGAGTTTGATGCTCCAGCTTGTGTGATCGTTAAACACGCGAACCCATGTGGCGTTGCACTGGGTGATGACATCCTTGAAGCATACAACCGCGCATTCAAAACTGACCCAACATCAGCGTTCGGTGGCATCATCGCATTCAACCGCGAACTAGACGCTGCGACAGCTCAAGCTATCGTTGAGCGTCAATTCGTTGAGGTGATCATCGCTCCTTCTGTTTCTGCACAAGCGATTGAAGTTGTTGCAGCGAAGAAGAACGTTCGCCTACTTGAGTGTGGTGAGTGGTCAACTAAAACAACTGGTTTTGACGTTAAGCGCGTTAACGGTGGCCTTCTAGTTCAAGACCGTGACCAAGGTATGGTTTCTCTAGACGATCTTAAGATTGTATCTAAGCGCCAGCCTAGCGAAGAAGAGCTAAAAGACGCTCTATTCTGTTGGAAAGTCGCTAAATACGTTAAGTCTAACGCTATCGTATACGCGAAAGGCGATATGACTATCGGTGTGGGCGCAGGCCAAATGAGCCGCGTTTACTCAGCTAAGATCGCGGGTATCAAGGCTGATGATGAAGGTCTTGAAGTCGCTGGCAGCGTAATGGCATCTGATGCATTCTTCCCATTCCGTGATGGTATTGATGCGGCTGCTGAAGCTGGCATCAAGTGCGTTATCCAGCCGGGCGGCTCGATGCGTGACCAAGAGGTTATCGATGCAGCTGACGAACACGGCATGGCGATGATCTTCACTGGCATGCGTCACTTTAACCACTAATATCTTCGGCTCACCTAGGTGGGCCGAAACCCTATACCGATTTCCGATAGCTAAGAATCTTGGCATCGGGAATGATAATTTTTAATTTAAGGATTAAGAATGAAAGTATTAGTTATCGGTGCTGGCGGTCGTGAGCACGCACTTGGCTGGAAAGCCGCACAAAACCCAAACGTTGAAACTGTATTCATTGCTCCTGGTAACGCAGGTACTGCTCTCGAGCCAAAACTTGAGAACGTAAACATCGGCGTTGAAGACATCGAAGCTCTAGTGGCTTTCGCTAAAGAAAACAACATTGAACTGACTATCGTAGGCCCAGAAGCGCCTCTAGTTATTGGTGTAGTTGATGCGTTCCGCGCAGCTGACCTACCAATCTTTGGCCCAACTGAAGCCGCAGCTCAGCTAGAAGGCTCTAAAGCGTTCACTAAAGATTTCCTAGCTCGTCATGCTATCCCAACCGGTGCTTACGCAAACTTCACTGAAATCGAGCCAGCATTGGCTTACGTTCGTGAACAAGGCGCACCTATCGTTGTTAAAGCAGACGGTCTTGCAGCGGGTAAAGGCGTTATCGTTGCGATGACCCTAGAAGAAGCTGAAGATGCAATTAAAGATATGCTTGCAGGCAACGCGTTTGGTGAAGCGGGTAGCCGCGTAGTTATCGAAGAGTTCCTAGATGGCGAAGAAGCAAGCTTCATCGTAATGGTTGACGGCGAGAACGTACTACCAATGGCGACAAGCCAAGACCACAAACGTGTTGGCGACAAAGACACTGGCCCTAACACGGGTGGTATGGGTGCTTACTCTCCTGCGCCAGTTGTGACGCCTGAAATTCACAACCGTATTATGGACGAGGTTATCTACCCAACAGTTCGCGGCATGGCTGCTGAAGGTCACCCATACACAGGTTTCCTATACGCAGGTCTAATGATTGATAGCGAAGGTACGCCGAAAGTTATCGAGTACAACTGCCGCTTTGGTGACCCAGAAACGCAACCAATTATGATGCGTATGGAATCAGACCTTGTTGAGCTTTGTCTTGCTGCTATCGACCAGAAGCTAGACCAAGCAGAGTCTAAGTGGGACCCTCGTGCGTCTATCGGTATCGTTCTAGCAGCAGGTGGCTACCCAGCGGCATACAACAAAGGCGATGTAATCTCTGGCCTGCCAACCACAGAAGTGGAAGGTGAAAAAGTCTTCCACGCTGGTACAGCAAACAATGAAGCGGGTGACGTAACCACTAACGGCGGCCGTGTATTGTGTGCAACCGCGCTTGGCAACACTGTTTCTGAAGCTCAAGCTCGTGCTTACGAGTTGACTAAGAAAATCAGCTGGGACGGCATGTTCCACCGCAATGACATTGGCTACCGTGCAATTGCTCGTGAGCAAAAATAGTCTTTAAATTAAAGACCTGAAATACAAAAGGGAGCTCAATGAGCTCCCTTTCTCTATCTAGCGGTAAACTATGAGTTAGTCTTCAATCAGCTGTGGGCGTTCAATACAGTCGCGGCTGTCGTCATCAAGAATCAAAAGCTTCTCAACTTCAATACGCGTTGAGCGCATCTCTCCCACCAGCGCAACATAGCTGTCAACAGAAGCTAATCGCCCCATGAGAACCTTAGGTAAAGGCTCATTAAAGGTCACGTCCTCAAAGTTCAATCCCGAACACGTCGAAAACTCCTGACCATCCCAGTAACCTTGTATCAAGTCAAAGCCTTGCTTATCTTGAGCGCGTGAAACATCAACTGCTCGAGCTGCATCTGCAATGAGCCTAGTTAGCACGTCAGGGCGCACGGGCAGGACATTACCATCAACTCGATAGCGCTGATAGACCGCCTCCCCCTCTTTATTGAAGCGGATATGCAAGCTAAATGGTTTAACGGAACCTTCATCAAGCTGTGTACCTTCACGCACCAACTCACGAACTACGCCGTCTTCCCAGCGATATTCTGTTTGATACTGGCCGTAATCTCCCATTGCCACATAATCAGAGGCAGAGATAGGCTGACCAACCAATCGCTCACTAGACCAATACAGACTGGTTGCGTCACCGACAATCTGACCACCTGAGAAGTTTTGAATTTGATCAAGCGATGTTGAAGGTACTGAAGAGGCGCACCCGACAAGGGTGAAAGGAAGAAAAGTGAGGAGTAGTTTACGATTCATAGGTCACAACAAAGAAAAACGAGGCTGTATAGCTAGTATACAACCTCGTTTGCAAGATTACTTGATCTGTAATGTAAGTAATTACTTAACTGAATCTTTAAGTGCTTTACCAGCAACGAATGCAGGAACGTTAGCCGCAGCGATTTGGATCTCATCACCAGTCTTAGGGTTACGACCAGTACGAGCTGCGCGGTGGTTTACTTTGAATGTACCAAAACCAATTAGTTGAACTTGGTCGCCTTCTTTAAGAGCGTCAGTCACACCACCTAGAGTTGCTTCTAGAGCTGCTTTCGCTTGCGCTTTAGAAAGGTCAGCTTTCTCTGCGATGAAGTCGATTAATTGGGTCTTGTTCATTAGGTTTCCCTTCTTTATAGGTTTGTTGATTTAGAGCCACTCTAAATCATTCAGCCCCCATCTGGCAAAGGTTTGTCGCGCTCAAACCACCCTTATGATGGGATTTTAAGCATAATATGAGCATTAACTCACAGTTTGCCTAAGACTTTGCCTAGCCATAAGGTGAAAATTATCGGTCAAAGTCGAAATTATTAGTATCTTCAATGGTTCAACTGCGATTATTATTGCAGCGCAATTGTCTATACCCTCACCAACTCACGCTATGCTTACTAGTGTGAATGCAGGCTCGATTGCACTGTTAATTACATTACATTTATTAGGAGCATCATGTTTCTCTTGGCTATCTACATCTCTGCAGCGATAGGGGTGTCATTTGTTTGTTCAGTTTTGGAAGCGGTATTACTTAGTATCACTCCGAGCTACATTGCGCAGCTGCGTAAAGATGAACACCCAGCAGCAGAGAAGCTGGCAGTCTTGAAGGCGGACATTGACCGCCCACTCGCTTCCATCCTTACTCTCAATACCATTGCCCATACGATTGGTGCAGCAAGTGCCGGTGCACAAGCGGCGGTCGTTTTTGGTAGCCAATGGCTTGGAGTGTTCTCAGCCGTACTGACAATGGCTATCTTGCTGTTGTCTGAAATCGTCCCGAAAACCATTGGTGCGACCTATTGGCGCCAACTTGCCCCTGGCTCAACCACGCTTTTGCGTTGGATGGTCTGGGCATTAACCCCGTTCGTCTGGTTTTCAGAGCAGATCACCAAGCGTCTATCGCGTGGCCATGAAGCGCCAAAAATGCGTGACGAGCTGTCTGCAATGGCACTTCTCGCGAAAGAGAGCGGTGAATTTAATGAGGGTGAATCAAAGCTACTGAATAACCTTCTTGATATTCAGTCGATTCCCGTGACTCAGGTAATGACACCACGTCCGGTTCTATTTCGTGTTGATGCTGAGATGACGGTTAACCAGTTCCTTACCGAACACATGGATAGCCCGTTCTCTCGCCCACTGATTTACAGCCAAACTAAAGACAACATTATTGGCTTTGTGCACCGTCTAGAGTTATTCAAACTGCAGCAGCATGGTATGGGGCACAAGCAGCTTGGGGCTATCATGCGCCCTATTCATGTCTTGCTCAACAACCTGCCGCTACCAAAAGCGTTCGAGCAACTGATCGCTAAGCGCCTGCAGTTGGCATTGGTGGTTGATGAGTATGGTTCGGTACAAGGCCTACTCACGCTTGAAGATGTGTTTGAGCATCTGCTGGGTGAGGAGATAGTCGACGAAGCAGACAAAACCACCGACATGCAAGCGTTAGCCTTTGAACGTTGGGAGAAATGGAAAAAAGAACATGGTGTGATTGAAAGCAATGATTAATTAACCACTGCATTCTCGATACAACAAAGGCGTGCAAATGGCACGCCTTTGTCTTATTAGGTCATCAGGTGAAACCAACAACTAGCCTAGTTAAGCGATGCACCGATATTGCTGACACCTTCTTCTTTTAGCTCATCACGCAAGTCTCGGATCAGCTCAGCATCATGCTGGTATGCATCTTTCAGTGGACGGAAGATTGCCCACTGCACATCCCACTCAGCGCAAACCGCCTCGTTGTCTTTCTGGTTATCGTTACTGATTTCAATATCCAGTTGAACCTCTTCCAGCTGTGCGACCGTTTTTACGGACTGCTGACTGACTTCAATCGTATTTTCAAGCAAGTCGTCGCGATCAAGCAGCGCATGCAGCAACGTAGAGAGACCGACACAAGCATCAATCGCCGGTAAAACGCCGTAAAAATCAAACTCATCTGAAGATGGAATGATCTCTTCTAGCTTTTCCAGCTGACGCTCAAAGTTCACTTTAGCGGTTTTGACGGTTAGGGTTTCCCACACACTGTCCAAAATATCGCGATAAATACGTGGCTCCGCAAACTCAGTCGCTTGGCAAAACAGAACGTAGTTAGGGTACATACGCTCACACAAGCAAGCCATAAAAGTAATCTGCTTCCAAGGCTCGAGTTTCTCCAAGCGAAGCTGTAGTGGATTTTGTAACATAATATTCTAAACAGTAGACAGAAGGGTTGAGAAAAGTTTAATGCTATACCCCTATAACCACAAGTCACGCGTGCAGTTATCTCTCTGGATTCGCTTGATAATAGGGTAAATTAACTAAACTAAGCCAAGTACCACTGCAAACTATTGACGCCACCTATATAAGGATATTGAGATGCCATCAAATGCCCACCACAACACCCTCTATATTCTCACTGAGCACGATGATGTGTACCGAACCTTACTTCACGAACGTCAATTACCACAGTTAGAGATCGTGGATGAACCACACCAAGCTAACATTGTGTTGGCCTCCCCCCCAATGGCACGCGCGCAAATCGATGGGTTTGCACAGCTAGAGTGGCTGCAATCGGTCTATGCTGGGGTAGATGCTTTGTGTGCCAGACCATTGCCTGAAAAAGACTTTATTCTCACTAACGTCAAAGACATCTTTGGCCCGCAGATTGCTGAATACGTGATCGGCTACAGCATTGAACACTTCCGCCATTTCATGCTCTATCACGCCCAGCAGCAATCTAAACTGTGGCAACCACACCTTTATCAGGGGCTGGCCAATAAGCGCTTAGTGATCCTCGGTACAGGCTCTATTGCGACCTACCTCGCTCAAACAGCAAAAGCCTTTCAACTCCACACCATCGGCATCAACCGCAGTGGAATCCCACCGAAAGGCTCACCATTTGATGATGTATTTCATATCAATGAGCTGCATTCTGCCCTCAATCAAGCAGACATTGTGGTTAATACGCTGCCGAGCACCGCCGAAACCGTGGAAATTCTCAACCGAAATAGCTTAAGCCAATGCCAAAAAGCGTTGCTGTTTAATGTTGGGCGAGGCTCTGCCGTCAATGAGAAGGATCTACTTTGGGCACTCGACCAGAACTACCTTGCTCATGCCTATTTGGATGTATTCAAGCAAGAGCCTCTTACCGATGACGCACTATGGTCTCACCCGAAAGTCACTATAACACCGCATATTGCCGCCCTGAGCTTTCCACACCAAGTGGTTGAGATCTTCGCCAACAATTATCAACACTGGCTCGATGGTTTCTCGCTGCAATATGAAGTGGATATGGAGAAAGGCTACTAATGACATTGGCTTCGTTCAAGCCGTTACCAATCAAAAATTTAAAATAAAATAGGCTATCTGGGGAACTAACTAAGGACAAAAGCGACTAATATGGTGCCTACCTGTTCTTTTATCCCCAGTAACTCCATTACATTTACATGAAAAATTTCATAACCCTGAAAACCATGAAAGCGCATACCACTTTTCTTGACCTAAAATGACTGTTTTACGTGACCAAACGCCGTAAATGCCATGAAAGGAAACCGCTTTCAAGCACATAAACAATACAATACAATCACCTCAAGATACTGATAAATAACACTTTCCAAATCTCACAGCGCCATTACGTTATTTCATAACATGTGAAGCCCTGCCCAGTTGTGAGCAAACAACCTATTTTCAAACGTTTCATTCTTTACTATCTCCCTTAACGAGATGAAGTACCCCGTCTCGAATACAAAAATTAAACATCTACAGGGAAACAATAAGATGAAAAACTTTAAGGTTTTACCATTAACTATTGCAGTGGCTTCTTCGCTTGCCGCCATGTCTACTTTCGCAGCTACTGATGCAGACGTTGCCGCTCTGGAAGCGCGTATTGCTGAGTTGGAAGCTAAGGCGAGCACGTCAGTTAACGTTAACGTTCAAGAACAAAATGTTCTAACTCCAGAAGTTGAAGCTCCTCTGGGAATTATCTTCTCAGGTTATGCTCGTTACGGTGCGCATTATTCTGATGGTGATCGTCGCTATGTAGAAGTAGGTAGCTCTGGTCGTTCCCTTGGCCGTCTAGGTAACGAAGCCAACGGTGGTGAAGTCCAATTAGCTAAAATTTTCGATGCAGACAATGGTGCAAAATGGGACCTAGTCTTCATGGTTGATGAATGGCAAAACGACCAGTGGGGATCCGCTGGTGGCGTTAACCTGAAGAAAATGTATGCAGGTGTAACGAACTTTGTTGAAAGTCAGCCAGAACTATACATATGGGGTGGTCGAGATTTCCACCAGCGCCCACAACAAGGCCTTAACGACTACTTCTGGATGTCTCATGATGGTCAAGGTGCCGGTTTCAATAACCTCAACCTTGGTGGCGCTAAATTAGATATGGGCTTCGTTGGACAAGTAGATGCTGACGATGGTGCTCTTGGTAACGATAATGGCCGCTACGCTATCACATCAAAACTACACAGCATTAATGCAGGCATCGGAAATCTAGATATCTACGCAAACTACGGTTTTGCTTCTAAAGAAGCAGATGATGCTAACTCTAGCAGTAAAGTTAGCGATGAAAATGCATGGCAAATTGGTGCAACTCTTGGTTTAGGAAGCTCTAACAAACTAGTTGCTAAATACGCTGATGGTGCTGATGACTCAGTATTTCAACTACAGGGCGACAAACAAGTTGTTTATGTAAGTTTGGAAGGTGGCTATGCAGCAACCGACAATTTCATTATTGATTACTTAGTTTCTTACAAAGACATCTCTGGTGATGACGTTGAGTTCGATGTAAGCGAATACGCTGGTATCGTTCGTCCTCAGTACCAATGGAATGATATTCACTCAACTTGGTTAGAAGCTGGTTACGCGGTAGAAGATTACGATAACGGCTCTGAGAAGAATGGCTGGAAAGTAACACTGTCGCAAAACGTTTCTCTAGGTGGTCTACCATGGAGCCGTCCAATGGTTCGCTTCTACACTACAGTGGGCGATGTTGAACAGAAAGGCTCTGTATTCGCTGCAGATAACGGTACGTTCGATACTGTTACCGTCGGCGCAATGTTCGAAGCATGGTGGTAATCACCCTGACCTAATAACGGTCTAAATTTTAACTGTCCATATTGTCGCTCTGTCTGGCAGAGGCAGAGCGACTTCTTTCTTTTTCCAGTATTAACTCTGTTTAGGGCACTCACGTTTGTT
Protein-coding sequences here:
- the purH gene encoding bifunctional phosphoribosylaminoimidazolecarboxamide formyltransferase/IMP cyclohydrolase, with the protein product MTNARPIRRALISVSDKTGIVEFAQALANRGVDILSTGGTARLLAEKGISVTEVSDYTGFPEMMDGRVKTLHPKVHGGVLGRRGQDDDVMKTHGINPIDMVVVNLYPFAETVAKEGCTLEDAVENIDIGGPTMVRSAAKNHKDVTIVVNAHDYDRVIAEMDANEKSLTLETRFDLAIAAFEHTASYDGMIANYFGTMVPSYGENKEGDEPSPENKSKFPRTFNQQFVKKQDMRYGENSHQDAAFYVEANPEEASVSTARQIQGKALSYNNIADTDAALECVKEFDAPACVIVKHANPCGVALGDDILEAYNRAFKTDPTSAFGGIIAFNRELDAATAQAIVERQFVEVIIAPSVSAQAIEVVAAKKNVRLLECGEWSTKTTGFDVKRVNGGLLVQDRDQGMVSLDDLKIVSKRQPSEEELKDALFCWKVAKYVKSNAIVYAKGDMTIGVGAGQMSRVYSAKIAGIKADDEGLEVAGSVMASDAFFPFRDGIDAAAEAGIKCVIQPGGSMRDQEVIDAADEHGMAMIFTGMRHFNH
- the purD gene encoding phosphoribosylamine--glycine ligase — encoded protein: MKVLVIGAGGREHALGWKAAQNPNVETVFIAPGNAGTALEPKLENVNIGVEDIEALVAFAKENNIELTIVGPEAPLVIGVVDAFRAADLPIFGPTEAAAQLEGSKAFTKDFLARHAIPTGAYANFTEIEPALAYVREQGAPIVVKADGLAAGKGVIVAMTLEEAEDAIKDMLAGNAFGEAGSRVVIEEFLDGEEASFIVMVDGENVLPMATSQDHKRVGDKDTGPNTGGMGAYSPAPVVTPEIHNRIMDEVIYPTVRGMAAEGHPYTGFLYAGLMIDSEGTPKVIEYNCRFGDPETQPIMMRMESDLVELCLAAIDQKLDQAESKWDPRASIGIVLAAGGYPAAYNKGDVISGLPTTEVEGEKVFHAGTANNEAGDVTTNGGRVLCATALGNTVSEAQARAYELTKKISWDGMFHRNDIGYRAIAREQK
- a CDS encoding DUF1481 domain-containing protein, which codes for MNRKLLLTFLPFTLVGCASSVPSTSLDQIQNFSGGQIVGDATSLYWSSERLVGQPISASDYVAMGDYGQYQTEYRWEDGVVRELVREGTQLDEGSVKPFSLHIRFNKEGEAVYQRYRVDGNVLPVRPDVLTRLIADAARAVDVSRAQDKQGFDLIQGYWDGQEFSTCSGLNFEDVTFNEPLPKVLMGRLASVDSYVALVGEMRSTRIEVEKLLILDDDSRDCIERPQLIED
- the hupA gene encoding nucleoid-associated protein HU-alpha, whose protein sequence is MNKTQLIDFIAEKADLSKAQAKAALEATLGGVTDALKEGDQVQLIGFGTFKVNHRAARTGRNPKTGDEIQIAAANVPAFVAGKALKDSVK
- a CDS encoding CNNM domain-containing protein, producing MFLLAIYISAAIGVSFVCSVLEAVLLSITPSYIAQLRKDEHPAAEKLAVLKADIDRPLASILTLNTIAHTIGAASAGAQAAVVFGSQWLGVFSAVLTMAILLLSEIVPKTIGATYWRQLAPGSTTLLRWMVWALTPFVWFSEQITKRLSRGHEAPKMRDELSAMALLAKESGEFNEGESKLLNNLLDIQSIPVTQVMTPRPVLFRVDAEMTVNQFLTEHMDSPFSRPLIYSQTKDNIIGFVHRLELFKLQQHGMGHKQLGAIMRPIHVLLNNLPLPKAFEQLIAKRLQLALVVDEYGSVQGLLTLEDVFEHLLGEEIVDEADKTTDMQALAFERWEKWKKEHGVIESND
- a CDS encoding YjaG family protein translates to MLQNPLQLRLEKLEPWKQITFMACLCERMYPNYVLFCQATEFAEPRIYRDILDSVWETLTVKTAKVNFERQLEKLEEIIPSSDEFDFYGVLPAIDACVGLSTLLHALLDRDDLLENTIEVSQQSVKTVAQLEEVQLDIEISNDNQKDNEAVCAEWDVQWAIFRPLKDAYQHDAELIRDLRDELKEEGVSNIGASLN
- a CDS encoding D-2-hydroxyacid dehydrogenase; the protein is MPSNAHHNTLYILTEHDDVYRTLLHERQLPQLEIVDEPHQANIVLASPPMARAQIDGFAQLEWLQSVYAGVDALCARPLPEKDFILTNVKDIFGPQIAEYVIGYSIEHFRHFMLYHAQQQSKLWQPHLYQGLANKRLVILGTGSIATYLAQTAKAFQLHTIGINRSGIPPKGSPFDDVFHINELHSALNQADIVVNTLPSTAETVEILNRNSLSQCQKALLFNVGRGSAVNEKDLLWALDQNYLAHAYLDVFKQEPLTDDALWSHPKVTITPHIAALSFPHQVVEIFANNYQHWLDGFSLQYEVDMEKGY
- a CDS encoding carbohydrate porin, which produces MKNFKVLPLTIAVASSLAAMSTFAATDADVAALEARIAELEAKASTSVNVNVQEQNVLTPEVEAPLGIIFSGYARYGAHYSDGDRRYVEVGSSGRSLGRLGNEANGGEVQLAKIFDADNGAKWDLVFMVDEWQNDQWGSAGGVNLKKMYAGVTNFVESQPELYIWGGRDFHQRPQQGLNDYFWMSHDGQGAGFNNLNLGGAKLDMGFVGQVDADDGALGNDNGRYAITSKLHSINAGIGNLDIYANYGFASKEADDANSSSKVSDENAWQIGATLGLGSSNKLVAKYADGADDSVFQLQGDKQVVYVSLEGGYAATDNFIIDYLVSYKDISGDDVEFDVSEYAGIVRPQYQWNDIHSTWLEAGYAVEDYDNGSEKNGWKVTLSQNVSLGGLPWSRPMVRFYTTVGDVEQKGSVFAADNGTFDTVTVGAMFEAWW